The Vicinamibacterales bacterium DNA window TCCGATTCGCGCACGCTCACGGCGTCGGGCTGGTCGGCCAGCGCCCGCGCCACGGCTTCGATGAGGCCCTTGAGGTCCGCCACGGCCGCACCTATGCCGTCGGGGCCACGGGCTGCGCCGTCACCGGCTCAACCACGGCGCCACGGTCGCGGGTCAGGTGCTTGGCCAGCAGCGTGCGGACCGAGTCCGACGGGCGGGCGCCCTGCTTGATCCAGTGGCTGACACGGTCCTTGTCGATTTCGACCACGGCCGGCTTGCTGCGGGGGTTGTAGAAGCCGAGCACCTCGATGTACTGGCCTTCCTTCTTCGAGCGGGCTTCCGAGACCACCACGCGGAAAAAGGGACGCTTCTTGGAACCGGTGCGACGCATACGAATCGACAGCATTGTGAACTCTCTAACAGCGGCACGACGA harbors:
- the rpsP gene encoding 30S ribosomal protein S16, producing MRRTGSKKRPFFRVVVSEARSKKEGQYIEVLGFYNPRSKPAVVEIDKDRVSHWIKQGARPSDSVRTLLAKHLTRDRGAVVEPVTAQPVAPTA